The genomic region GCGCAATGGCGCAAATGAGCCGCGCCGGGTAAAGGCGGCGGGATCGCTCTCGATCTCGCGGGCGGCTTGCATCGCGGCGATGACGGTCGATCGCTTCTCGATGCGGTACTTGCCGCGCCCGAGGAAGATGGATGCGGTGAAATGATCCGCCTTGCGGATCGCCACGACCGCCCGGGTCTCGATCTCGTCAAATCTCACGGCCAACTCCGAGCGATACCGCCGCGACGGCGAGCGACATGTATTTCGTGATCGGATGGTCGCCGTGCTCATAACCGGCCCATGCGCCGCGCGAGCAGCCGATCGCATCGGCGGCTTGTCGCTGCGAATAGCCGAAGCGCGCGCGCCAGTCGGTCAGTGATTGCGGCGTTGCGAAGGGCGTGGCGCCGGTCTCTGAATTCGTCATTCCCGGGTCTCCTCATTGGCAGGCCATCGCGGAATGCTCGACCCCGAAGGCCGGGAAGCTGACCGATCAGCGCCGGGCAATCGGCCGGGCGGTATTGGGCCAAATCGCCGGCGGAATGGCCCAGATTTAAGCCACTGGTCGGTGGTTGGAAGACCCAAGGATCGAATGCGAGCCTGAAAATGGCGGAAGATCAAAGGGTTGCGGCGGCCCCTCAATCGCCCGTGGGGCCGTCACGGGGCCGCCCCGAACCCGGCGGGGCTTCCGCCGCCCCCGGCGGCAATGCCGCACCAGTAGGCGCCGACAGCGGCGGGCGCGGCCAACTACTGACGAGCAATCTTGCCGGGCGCCTGCTCATGGTCTCGGCAGAGCGCGTGCGGCAACTCTCGAAAGAGGGCTGGATCGAGAAGCAGGGCAAGGACCAGTTCTATTTGGTCGATGTCGTGCAAGGCTACATCCGCTTTCGCAACGACGCGGATCGGCGCGCGCAGAAATCCGCCGCTGACAGCCGCGTCCGCGACGCCAGGACGCGCGAGATCGAGTTGCGCAACGCGGTGCGCGAAGGCCGCCTGATCGAGATCGACGAAGCGATGGCGATCGTCGAGCAGATCACTGGGCTTTTCCGAGCCGAGGCCGCCGGGCTCCCGGCGCGCGTGACGCGCGTGACGCGCGATCTGCAATTCCGCAAGACAATTGAAACGGCTTTGAATGACATCCTCGAACGGGTCGCAGATATTGCCTCCGAAGGGGGACGTGCTGTGGCATCGGCTCGCGTTGCTGGCGAGGCCGTCGCGGCCGACGCCGCCTAGATAGTCATTGAGATTCTTGTCGGCTGTGGCGATGAGTGCCTTCAGTGATGCCTTTGTAAAAATTCTTGTCCTTGTTGTTGACTGCCTTGATGCGCGTGCCATCTATCGCCAGTAACTCACGTCCAAAGAGATCGAGGCGTCGGCATAGGATCGTGAACTCGCGGAGAACCGATTTAAACGCCGCACGATTTTCGCTCCTAAAATCAGCAATGGTTTTGAAGTCCGGCTTGAGGGGTTCGTAGCAACCAGATAACCTCTATGTTCCGATGGCACTCGGTTTCCAGCCTCCGGCTTGAACGAACACGATTGAGGTAGCTATAAATTTAGAGCTTCAGTAGATCACCGGGGTCGTAACCGGGCCGCGCTGTGACCTTCGCGTCTACCCGCGCAAAGCCTAAACTCCTGAGATCGAGCCCATCGACAAAGGCATCAATAAAGCGGACGGGATTCTCGACGCCGACGTAGTCGTCAATCGCCTCTGGCAGGAGTAGCAGCTGCGAGCGATCGG from Bradyrhizobium sp. CB1015 harbors:
- a CDS encoding transposase encodes the protein MYSYLNRVRSSRRLETECHRNIEVIWLLRTPQAGLQNHC
- a CDS encoding helix-turn-helix transcriptional regulator, with amino-acid sequence MTNSETGATPFATPQSLTDWRARFGYSQRQAADAIGCSRGAWAGYEHGDHPITKYMSLAVAAVSLGVGREI